The Sulfolobus sp. A20 genomic interval AAATAATCCACCCCAGAACAGCCACCATCCCAAATAATATATTAATGAAGGTATTAATCCAACAGCCATGAGTAGTTCAACATCTCTATGCTTCAAATGTCCAATCTCATGTCCAGCTACTGCTTTTAACTCCTCTTTATTAAGTAATTTCAAGATAGGTAAAGTAAATGCTATTCTCTTTCCAGCTATAGGACTACCATATGCAAATGCATTAGGGAAAGGCACATCAGCTATATAAACTTTAGGAACTTCTTTGAAACCATTATATCTCGCAACTTCTGCTACAAGATTATATAGCCAACCATATACTGGATCATTAGGACTTACTTCTACTGTTCTGTAAGCCCAGTTTATTAAATAAGGTCCAAAAAGCCACTGAATTATATCAAAGAAGAAAAGGAAAATCAATATTGAAATTATTAACCCTAAGCCAAATGTTGCACCAAACGCATAGTCAGCTACAGCTAATGCTAGGGCAAATCCAAGTAATAAGATTCCAATTGTAGCCAATATCATATTTACTCTTAATTTTACTACAGCTAGATTCATATGATAGTATTCATAGCTAGGGTTTAAATTAGTTTTCCACATAATAATGAATATGATGAAAGAAGAATTAGTAAGTGATTACATGAAAACCCAAGTTTTGACAGTAGATAGAAATACAAGTCTTAAAGAGATTGCTATAATAATGACTAAAAATAATATTGGATCAGTAATTGTTGTTGATAGAGATAAGCCTGTTGGGATTATAACTGAGAGAGATATAGTAAAAGCAATAGGTAATGGAAAAGATTTGTCAGCTAGGGCAGAAGAAATTATGACAACTAATTTGATTATGGTTAGGCAAGACTCACCTATTACTGGAGCATTAAGTTTAATGAGATCGTACAATATAAGACATTTACCAGTGGTAGATGATCAAGGGAATCTAAAAGGTATAATTTCTATAAGGGACGTGGCGAGAGCCATAGATGATATGATTGAAGGTTAAACTTTATACCTAATTACCGAAATAATTTAAAGTAATATGGTCAAAATAAAGATTGTCAGAGAATGGTACGAAATTCTCAGAAGGATAGCTCAAAATCGAAAAATTAGTATAAGTGAAATTATAATTGAGATCATGACAAAGGAGGAGGAATGCCTTAATTTACCCTTTGTATCTTCAACCTCTTTTAAGGAGATAAATGTAAGCATAAATAATAAATATAGTAAGGCTGAGATCGAAGATAAGATACGATATTTTCTATTTTGTAGGTGAATATTTTGGAAAGGGGAAAGAGAAGAGAAGGAGTGACAAGGATCGGATTATATAACGTTTTATTTAGAATTTCCGTCGCTCCATTATCTTTCATATTCACGTTTCTCGTAGCTAGATACCTATCTAACCCACCTTACGGCACGACATATTTCGCTACTTGGCAGACTCTGTACGTTTTTACTGTTGGTTATTTTACAATTCCTGCGGATCTGTTTTCTTTGATAACTTCGAGATACTCTGCGGAGAAAAAAGACGTGGGTGGAATCGTTATAGTAAACTTACTGTCTGGAGCCCTCTCTGGTATAATTTTTGCTTTATTAGTACCATACTATGTATCTTTAACTAAGCTTGACATTCCATTGTATTTTTACTCAGCGATCTCGTTAATAGTACTTACTTATCTGCTAAAAGTAACTAACGCTATAGCTCAAGGTAGAACTCCAAAAATAGTAGGGATATCTGCAGTAGTATTTCAAGCTTTACGACTTATCTTCGGTTTGTTTTTTATGTTTGTTCTTAATCTTTCAATTCTTGCTGTAATACTAGCGTACGATATAGGCTATATCGCTCAAATACTTTTCAATATCTTTTTCATTAGGGCTAATCTTAAGTTAGATTTTAATATAGCTAAAGCAGCAGTTCGTAAGTCGTTGGTCTACATAGCTAATTATCTTCAATATATTTTAGAAGCATCTATTGTATGGATAGCTTTGGGGATTACCAATTCTGATCTAGTGGTTGCATATTTTGAGTCAGCCATAATTGTAAGTAATATTCAGATATGGACACAAGCCTCATATACTGGGTTAATGGCAAAGCTAGCAGAAGATAAGGACCCCTCGCTTATCCCCGTCTCTATTAAATTATACTCTATAATTGGTAGTTTATTCTTAACCCTAATTTATTTAGATGGTTACGGTTTGTTATTTAAGCTAAGACCAGATTATATACAAGCCATATTTGCATTATACGTTTTAACTTTCTCTAATTATCTAAGGGGTTTATATGGGATTTTTTATCAAGCAATTACAATGGCTGATCCCACTCTTTCCCCTAACTCACAAAACGAGTTTAAGGGTTATGTATTTAGCTTAACTAGGAATAACCTAGTTTTCTCTCTAGTTGGGTTAGGAGCATCTTCATTATTGATATATCTCTTCTCTTCTTATCCTTCATACATAGTAGCTATGTTAATGACTATAGGATTACTCATCAACTCTCTCGTAATGCTTTTTACGTCCTTTAAGTTGTCATCAAGGATATACAAATTCTCATTTCCACTAAAAGAGTTCTTAATTCCCTTACTCTTATCGTTCATTTCTCTTCCTATATCCATGAGATTTAAGCCAATTACCTTCTTGCAAATGATAGAATATTCTATAATTTGGATAATCGTGTTTTCTTCTTTCAATGTTATTTTAAATCCTTATGGTAAGCAGTTATTTACGTTAATTATAAGAGAATTTAAGCAAAGATATTATAAGTGATAGGTGTGAGTGGGTTAGAAATCCGCATAAATAAGCTATTCGAGAAAGGTAGGGCTTTTGTAGTAGCCTTAGATCATGGATTAGTAATGGGTCCCCTAAAGGGCATAGAAAACCCTGTCGAGGTAGTTAGTAAGATTGCCAAAAATGGTCCAGATGCGTTACAAATGACTCCAGCTATGGTGAAGTTGGTGAAGGAGAACTTCTTCTCAAGGAGTTCACCTATGTTAATTGCTAGACTGGATACTGCAAATGTTTGGAGACAGAAGTATAAGGAGTATGACTCTGGTTATTACTCGTTAATATACAGACTTAAGGACGCTATAAATGTTGGGGCAGATGCCGTAGTAACTTACTTAGTAGTAGGATATGGTGATGATAGGGTTGAGGGGTATAATTTAGAGGCTTTAGCGTCAGTGAGAAGAGAGGCTAATGATTACGGAATTCCGTTCATCATAGAACCATTATTTGTGAATAAAGGAAATCAAGACTCCGTGAAAGATAACGAGTTAGTGAAATATGTAACTAGGCTAGCATCTGAAATAGGTGCGGACATTTTGAAGGTTGATTACACTGGTAATAAGGAGATGTTTAAAGAGGTTGTTAACGTCGCCTTTGCTCCAATATTAATAAGAGGAGGACCTAAGACTAGTAATGATGAAGAATTTTTGCAAATGCTAAGGGATGCTTTACAAGCTGGAGCAAAAGGAGTTACCGTTGGACGTAATTTATGGCAAGCCAAGGAGCCAGATAGACTAGCAAAGGCAATTTCAAAAATTGTACATGAAAACGCTGATGTTGGAGAAGTTTTAAAAACCTTTAAATAAATCGTTTTTTATGCAATTTAATAATAAGTGGATTGATTATTTCTTTTACATTGCCCTAATTAGCTTATTAATAGTTTATACTTATGAGACAGTGATTACGTTTGCACCAATCAATGGATATATCGGAGACGAGGTTTGGTATCCTACAGCTGCTTACAACCTTTTAAAATATGTGTTTCATGTTACACCTCCACCTATGTCGACTATTGGGTATCCTAATGAGCAAAATATTCAAACTTATTTGAATCCGGAACATCCGCCTTTAGCTAAATATATCATGGCTGTATTTATATATCTATTGGGCTATAATCCAGTAGCATGGAGATTACCAAGTTGGATTTTAGGCGATTTAACTATACTAGTTGCGTTTTTCTTGTCTAAGAAGATAGTTGGTAATGGATATTTAGGTAATATAGCAGGGTTGTTATCAGCTTTACTTATAGCGTTAGATCCTAACTTTTGGGTACTTCATGGTATAGGTCTCTTGGACATATATGTATCTTTCTTTGGAATATTATCATTATATTTTCTTTTAAGGGGGAATATACTCTTGTCATCTATTACTTTGGCTTTAGCTATGTTATCAAAAGAACCTGCTTATGTATTAATTTTCCCCTTCTTATTTTATCTAGGTGAATTGACTAACAGTATTAAGAGAAGAGCAATTTATGGCTTGGGTTTACCCATATTTATTTATGTATTATTCTCTATACCGCTGATAGCATATTATGGTGGTGTAACCTCTTGGTTAGATGCTACAGTAATACATAGAGCAATTTGGGACGTAACTAATGGACATATTACATTGACTGCAACTTCCCAGATATCTACACCATGGGACTGGTTTCTTGATATACATCCATTCTATTTAGGTTATAACTTATATGCTAGTACAAACCCATACGTATTAATATTATGGATAATTACTACTCCCATTGCTTTTATTTTTAAGGACATAAAACTAATAGTCACCACAATGTGGGCATGGACTGAGTGGATAGGCTTTGTAATAGTTTATTTCTTAGGAAATCACACATTATTTAGTTTCTATGTCACAGATTTCATGCCGGTAGTTGACGTGTATGTAGTGATGTCATTATTTAAATTAGTTCAAAAGATAAATATTCTTAAGTAATTTTTTACTGTAAATTCAAAGAGAGTTTAAATACTGAACAGATTAATCTATTCTTCGAATGTCTAAACCATCAATTAATGAGCAACAAAAAACGCGAGAACCAGAGAGGCATTTAAGCTTCCTTGATATCGTGTTCCTCTCAATGGGTGGACAATCTCCATTTTTAAGCATATTAACATATGGTCTAGCAGCTTTCTTATATGCTGGCTTATTTGGTCCTATAGCTATTATACTAGGTACTTTATTAGTCTTAATAAATGGTCTCGTAGTATATGAGCTTTCTAAGAGATTCACAAAAGAAGGGGGATATTATACATACGCCTTTTATTCACTCACCAAGAGGCTAGGCTTCGAGACTGGATGGTTGTACGTATTTTATTCACTGACATATGGTGTGGCATACATTTTAGGTGCAACATATGTAATTTACCATGTACTGGGAATAAGTCCATGGATTGTAGGATTAGGTATAGTAGGAATAACCTCCATATTTGCTATATTAGGCATTAGGGTAAGTACTAAATATGCAATAGTTGCAGCGTCTCTCGAAATTGCAGTAATGACTACTTTAGCTTTTTTGTTTATTCAATCCACGCACTTTTACTTTTATAATCCTTTCTCTGTGCATATAAATTTTAGTAAGTTAGCCTTCGCTATTCTATTCGGCTCTTCCATTCCTACAGGTTACGGTTCTATTACTCCAATATCTGGTGAGGCTAAGAATGCAAGAAAAACTATAAGTAGAGCTATCATAACCGTTATCTTATTAGGTGGTCTTCTAGCTGCCTTTGACGTATACGCAATTGGTGACCATTTAGTATATTTCCATCTTATATCCAATGTCACAAAGATAGATATACTAAACCTAATAAAAGATAGGTTGGGTATTGTGACACTAGTGTTTGTTCTCTTTGCGTCAATCAATGATGGTATATTAGGTGCGTTAGCCTTTCTAACGGCAACATCTAGAACAATTTTTGCAATGTCCTCAGTAGGATTTTTACCTAAGTTTCTTAGTAAATTTGAAAATCATAAAGGTCCAACACGAGCTGTTGCCTTATCTTCAATTCTGTATATAATGTTGACTGCGTTGATGCTGTATATTGTTAAAGCTCCTTTTCTAGCTTTTGAAATACTTGGAGCAATAGCTGTGTTATCAAGCTTATTCGTACACTTGTCTTCTAACTTTTCACTAGTCAGAATATCTTTAAAGAAGATAAATAAGAGAAAATTGCAAATTAGTATAGGTTTAATCGCCTCAGTATTTAGCTTCTTTATCCTTATATACTCTATGGAACAAGCTT includes:
- a CDS encoding teichoic acid transporter, which translates into the protein MERGKRREGVTRIGLYNVLFRISVAPLSFIFTFLVARYLSNPPYGTTYFATWQTLYVFTVGYFTIPADLFSLITSRYSAEKKDVGGIVIVNLLSGALSGIIFALLVPYYVSLTKLDIPLYFYSAISLIVLTYLLKVTNAIAQGRTPKIVGISAVVFQALRLIFGLFFMFVLNLSILAVILAYDIGYIAQILFNIFFIRANLKLDFNIAKAAVRKSLVYIANYLQYILEASIVWIALGITNSDLVVAYFESAIIVSNIQIWTQASYTGLMAKLAEDKDPSLIPVSIKLYSIIGSLFLTLIYLDGYGLLFKLRPDYIQAIFALYVLTFSNYLRGLYGIFYQAITMADPTLSPNSQNEFKGYVFSLTRNNLVFSLVGLGASSLLIYLFSSYPSYIVAMLMTIGLLINSLVMLFTSFKLSSRIYKFSFPLKEFLIPLLLSFISLPISMRFKPITFLQMIEYSIIWIIVFSSFNVILNPYGKQLFTLIIREFKQRYYK
- a CDS encoding CBS domain-containing protein produces the protein MKEELVSDYMKTQVLTVDRNTSLKEIAIIMTKNNIGSVIVVDRDKPVGIITERDIVKAIGNGKDLSARAEEIMTTNLIMVRQDSPITGALSLMRSYNIRHLPVVDDQGNLKGIISIRDVARAIDDMIEG
- a CDS encoding glycosyltransferase family 39 protein; its protein translation is MQFNNKWIDYFFYIALISLLIVYTYETVITFAPINGYIGDEVWYPTAAYNLLKYVFHVTPPPMSTIGYPNEQNIQTYLNPEHPPLAKYIMAVFIYLLGYNPVAWRLPSWILGDLTILVAFFLSKKIVGNGYLGNIAGLLSALLIALDPNFWVLHGIGLLDIYVSFFGILSLYFLLRGNILLSSITLALAMLSKEPAYVLIFPFLFYLGELTNSIKRRAIYGLGLPIFIYVLFSIPLIAYYGGVTSWLDATVIHRAIWDVTNGHITLTATSQISTPWDWFLDIHPFYLGYNLYASTNPYVLILWIITTPIAFIFKDIKLIVTTMWAWTEWIGFVIVYFLGNHTLFSFYVTDFMPVVDVYVVMSLFKLVQKINILK
- a CDS encoding APC family permease, translated to MSKPSINEQQKTREPERHLSFLDIVFLSMGGQSPFLSILTYGLAAFLYAGLFGPIAIILGTLLVLINGLVVYELSKRFTKEGGYYTYAFYSLTKRLGFETGWLYVFYSLTYGVAYILGATYVIYHVLGISPWIVGLGIVGITSIFAILGIRVSTKYAIVAASLEIAVMTTLAFLFIQSTHFYFYNPFSVHINFSKLAFAILFGSSIPTGYGSITPISGEAKNARKTISRAIITVILLGGLLAAFDVYAIGDHLVYFHLISNVTKIDILNLIKDRLGIVTLVFVLFASINDGILGALAFLTATSRTIFAMSSVGFLPKFLSKFENHKGPTRAVALSSILYIMLTALMLYIVKAPFLAFEILGAIAVLSSLFVHLSSNFSLVRISLKKINKRKLQISIGLIASVFSFFILIYSMEQASPIEVYVFMTWIIIGFLLAEIFSMIEEENEEED
- the htpX gene encoding zinc metalloprotease HtpX, whose amino-acid sequence is MNLAVVKLRVNMILATIGILLLGFALALAVADYAFGATFGLGLIISILIFLFFFDIIQWLFGPYLINWAYRTVEVSPNDPVYGWLYNLVAEVARYNGFKEVPKVYIADVPFPNAFAYGSPIAGKRIAFTLPILKLLNKEELKAVAGHEIGHLKHRDVELLMAVGLIPSLIYYLGWWLFWGGLFSGGGNGRNNGGLIFLVGIAMMAVSFVFQLFVLFLNRMREAYADVNSALTVPGGKENLQLALAKLTLSMDPEALDKFKKRNTTNQLTSMLFFTNGIEEVPAWNARELVEIWKNSKVPWYADILMDHPHPAKRIQLLEKINK
- a CDS encoding class I fructose-bisphosphate aldolase, whose protein sequence is MSGLEIRINKLFEKGRAFVVALDHGLVMGPLKGIENPVEVVSKIAKNGPDALQMTPAMVKLVKENFFSRSSPMLIARLDTANVWRQKYKEYDSGYYSLIYRLKDAINVGADAVVTYLVVGYGDDRVEGYNLEALASVRREANDYGIPFIIEPLFVNKGNQDSVKDNELVKYVTRLASEIGADILKVDYTGNKEMFKEVVNVAFAPILIRGGPKTSNDEEFLQMLRDALQAGAKGVTVGRNLWQAKEPDRLAKAISKIVHENADVGEVLKTFK